From a single Brassica napus cultivar Da-Ae chromosome C9, Da-Ae, whole genome shotgun sequence genomic region:
- the LOC106417094 gene encoding uncharacterized protein LOC106417094 — MSKAYGRIEWGYLISLLVAMGFDLKWVNWVIKCVSTVTFFVLINDQPHGMITPQRGLRQGDPLSHFLFILCTEGLSYLMSAADREGSLPGFRFGLQGPSINHLLFADDCLFSCRANKEHNEVLLRLFKRYGDATGQLINPAKSSIMFGKGVSTKEKTRFKQTLGIFAEGGEAKYLGLPESMKGSKVKLFSYLKERIGRKVSGWHARTLSQGGKEVLIKAVASALPVSAMSVYKIPKSLISSLHGVLANFWWSSDEQRRKIH, encoded by the coding sequence ATGTCAAAGGCGTATGGCAGAATTGAATGGGGTTATTTAATATCCCTTCTGGTTGCTAtgggttttgatttgaaatgGGTCAACTGGGTGATTAAATGTGTTTCAACGGTTACTTTTTTTGTGCTTATCAACGATCAACCTCATGGAATGATTACTCCACAGCGCGGACTGAGACAAGGGGATCCTTTATCGCATTTTCTGTTTATCCTTTGTACAGAAGGATTATCTTATCTGATGTCTGCAGCTGATAGAGAAGGAAGCTTACCGGGTTTTAGATTCGGCTTGCAGGGCCCTTCGATAAATCATCTGCTCTTCGCAGATGATTGTCTTTTCTCGTGCAGAGCAAATAAGGAACACAATGAGGTGTTGTTAAGGCTTTTTAAACGCTATGGAGATGCCACGGGTCAACTCATTAACCCTGCTAAATCATCGATCATGTTTGGCAAAGGGGTTTCGACTAAGGAGAAAACAAGATTTAAGCAGACATTGGGCATCTTTGCTGAAGGAGGGGAGGCAAAATATCTTGGACTTCCTGAGAGTATGAAGGGATCTAAAGTAAAATTGTTTTCTTACCTCAAGGAAAGAATAGGTAGGAAGGTTTCAGGATGGCACGCAAGAACTTTATCCcaaggaggaaaggaagttcTGATTAAGGCTGTTGCCTCTGCCTTACCTGTTTCAGCCATGTCTGTATACAAGATTCCTAAGAGCCTTATCTCGAGCTTACATGGAGTTTTGGCGAATTTTTGGTGGAGCTCTGATGAGCAGAGAAGGAAGATACATTAG